One genomic window of Syngnathoides biaculeatus isolate LvHL_M chromosome 13, ASM1980259v1, whole genome shotgun sequence includes the following:
- the rock1 gene encoding rho-associated protein kinase 1 isoform X2 encodes MSSGESMEARFGKIDAMLKDPKSEINTDCLLDGLDALVYDLDFPALRKNKSIDNFLNRYKDTISKIRDLRMKAEDYEVVKVIGRGAFGEVQLVRHKATCKVYAMKLLSKFEMIKRSDSAFFWEERDIMAFANSSWVVQLFFAFQDDRYLYMVMEYMPGGDLVNLMSNYDVPEKWARFYTAEVVLALDGIHAMGFIHRDVKPDNMLLDKAGHLKLADFGTCMKMNKDGMVRCDTAVGTPDYISPEVLKSQGGDGYYGRECDWWSVGVFLYEMLVGDTPFYADSLVGTYSKIMNHKNALTFPDDNDISNDAKNLICAFLTDREVRLGRNGVDEIKRHPFFKNDQWTWENIRDTAAPVVPELSSDVDTSNFDDIEEDRGEEETFPIPKAFVGNQLPFVGFTYYSNQHPLRSSTSASKTSDKRSSSTKEDKSHLENLQKRVYQLEEQLHSEMQLKDELEQKCRTSNTKIEKIMKELDEEANLRKSVEASMSLLEKDKIMLQHRFTEYQRKADQEAEKRRNLENEVSTLKEQLEDMRKISQNSQASNDKIAQLQSQLEEANDLLRAESDTAARLRKNHTEVAKSMSQLETLNRELQERTRAADGEKAQLEKELLLLQSTLDSERRNYSQDSEEIRELQARLLGLQEDNKSLKLSVSKVETERKQAQERSNNLEKDKNNLEIDLNYKLKTLQQRLEQEQTEHRVTRAQLTDKYESIEEAKSAAMNAVQVKMSEENGARMRAESRVVEVEKQCSMLEFDLKQSVQKMEQLMKQKERLEDDVKNLRIQVEQESSKRVMAQNELKSRMQEVDRLRCSEKQLKQEINTALESKRSLEFQLAQLTKQYRGNEGQMRELQDQLEAEQYFSTLYKTQVKELKEEIEERNRQVQEVHKKVQELYSERESLSAQLDLTVTKAESEQLARALQEEQYFELSQETKKTVTRHKQELVDKEATIARLEESYKTLTKDVESLAKEKAELSEKIRTQEEEYAAQKEEITNSIKAIYEKVLNTERTLKTQAVNKLAEIMNRKDMKLDQKKKGSTADLRKKEKENRKLQLELNQEKEKFNHMAIKYQKELSEMQAQLAEECTYRNELQMQLDSKESDIEQLREKLNDLQQRMDNSSITSLLTDETDSNIAESRLEGWLSIPNRTNIKRYGWKKQYVVVSSKKILFYNDEQDKEQSNPSMVLDIDKLFHVRPVTQGDVYRAETEEIPRIFQILYANEGECRKEADMETVPQGDKNCLPHKGHEFIPTLYHFPSNCEACSKPLWHVFKPPPALECRRCHVKCHKDHLDKKEDVIAPCKVNYDVTSARDMLLLALTQDEQKKWIGHLGKKIPKTPPTTFSRASPRSMSTRPGPNQSFRKNPKSNTAKLS; translated from the exons gaCGGCCTGGATGCACTGGTGTACGACCTGGACTTTCCTGccctgaggaaaaacaagagcATTGACAACTTCTTGAATAGAT ataAGGATACCATTAGTAAAATCCGTGACCTGCGGATGAAAGCGGAAGACTATGAGGTGGTGAAAGTCATTGGGAGAGGTGCATTCGGGGAGGTGCAGCTG GTGAGGCACAAAGCCACGTGCAAAGTGTACGCCATGAAGCTGCTGAGCAAGTTTGAGATGATCAAAAGGTCAGACTCTGCTTTCTTTTGGGAGGAGAGGGACATCATGGCTTTTGCCAACAGCTCCTGGGTGGTGCAG CTTTTCTTTGCATTCCAAGATGATCGCTACCTCTACATGGTGATGGAATACATGCCTGGTGGGGACTTGGTCAACTTGATGAGCAATTACGACGTTCCGGAAAAGTGGGCtcgcttttacacagctgaagTGGTGCTGGCGCTGGATGGTATCCACGCTATGGGCTTCATTCACAG GGATGTGAAGCCTGACAACATGTTGCTGGACAAAGCGGGCCATTTAAAGCTGGCAGATTTTGGCACCTGCATGAAAATGAACAAG GATGGTATGGTACGATGCGATACAGCGGTGGGAACGCCAGACTACATTTCGCCAGAGGTACTGAAATCCCAAGGAGGAGATGGCTATTATGGCCGGGAATGCGACTGGTGGTCGGTGGGAGTGTTTCTGTACGAAATGCTAGTTG gtgacaCGCCGTTTTACGCTGACTCGTTGGTCGGCACCTATAGCAAAATCATGAACCACAAGAATGCACTTACCTTCCCTGATGACAATGACATCTCCAATGACGCCAAGAACCTCATCTGTGCCTTCCTGACTGACAG GGAGGTCCGCCTGGGCCGGAATGGCGTGGATGAGATCAAAAGGCACCCTTTCTTCAAGAATGATCAGTGGACATGGGAGAATATCAGAGACA CGGCTGCCCCGGTGGTGCCCGAGCTGAGCAGCGATGTCGACACCAGTAACTTTGATGACATTGAAGAGGACCGCGGTGAGGAAGAAACCTTTCCAATACCAAAGGCCTTTGTCGGCAACCAACTGCCTTTTGTGGGCTTCACTTACTACAGCAATCAGCA TCCTTTGCGCAGTTCCACTTCCGCCTCAAAGACAAGTGACAAACGTAGCAGCTCGACAAAGGAGGACAAAAGTCAT TTGGAGAACCTGCAGAAAAGAGTCTACCAGCTGGAGGAGCAGCTCCACAGCGAGATGCAGCTGAAGGATGAGTTGGAGCAGAAATGCAG GACTTCAAACACGAAGATTGAAAAGATCATGAAAGAACTGGATGAGGAG GCCAACTTGAGGAAGAGCGTGGAGGCCAGCATGTCCCTGTTGGAAAAGGACAAGATCATGCTACAGCACCGATTTACTGAATACCAAAGAAAAGCCGACCAGGAGGCTGAGAAGCGACGCAATTTGGAGAATGAGG TTTCAACTCTGAAGGAGCAACTTGAAGACATGAGGAAAATTAGTCAGAACTCGCAGGCCTCGAATGACAAGATCGCCCAGCTGCAGAGTCAG CTGGAGGAGGCCAATGACCTCCTGCGTGCCGAGTCAGACACTGCGGCAAGGCTGCGGAAGAACCACACGGAGGTGGCCAAGTCCATGAGCCAGCTAGAGACCTTGAACCGTGAGCTGCAAGAGCGGACCCGCGCCGCCGATGGCGAAAAGGCCCAGCTGGAAAAGGAACTCCTGCTGCTCCAGAGCACCTTGGACTCGGAAAGGAGGAACTACAGCCAAGACTCTGAGGAAATCCGTGAGCTGCAAG CGAGGTTGTTGGGGCTGCAGGAGGACAACAAAAGCTTGAAGCTCAGCGTCTCCAAAGTGGAGACGGAACGCAAACAGGCCCAGGAGAGAAGCAATAACTTGGAAAAG GATAAAAACAACCTGGAGATAGACCTGAACTACAAACTGAAGACCCTGCAGCAGCGACTGGAGCAGGAGCAGACCGAGCACCGGGTGACACGGGCACAGTTGACTGACAAATACGAGTCCATCGAAGAGGCCAAGTCAGCCGCCATGAATG CTGTTCAGGTGAAGATGTCAGAGGAGAACGGCGCGAGGATGCGAGCGGAAAGCCGGGTGGTGGAGGTTGAGAAGCAGTGCTCAATGCTAGAGTTTGACCTCAAGCAGTCGGTGCAGAAGATGGAGCAGCTGATGAAGCAGAAGGAAAGGCTGGAGGACGAT GTGAAAAATCTGAGGATACAGGTGGAACAGGAGTCTAGTAAGCGGGTAATGGCACAAAACGAGCTGAAGAGCCGAATGCAGGAGGTGGACCGGCTCCGGTGTTCGGAGAAGCAACTCAAGCAGGAGATTAATACGGCGCTGGAGAGTAAACGCTCACTTGAGTTTCAACTGGCGCAGCTGACAAA GCAATACAGAGGCAATGAAGGACAGATGAGGGAACTTCAGGACCAGCTCGAGGCTGAACAGTATTTTTCT aCACTTTATAAAACTCAGGTCAAAGAGCTCAAAGAGGAAATAGAAGAAAGGAACAGGCAGGTTCAGGAAGTTCATAAAAAGGTGCAGGAGCTGTACAGTGAAAG GGAGTCGCTATCGGCCCAGCTGGATCTGACTGTGACAAAGGCGGAGTCGGAGCAGCTGGCGCGGGCGCTGCAAGAGGAGCAGTACTTTGAGCTCAGCCAAGAAACCAAGAAGACGGTCACTAGGCACAAGCAGGAGCTCGTGGACAAGGAGGCCACCATTGCACGA CTTGAGGAGTCGTATAAAACTCTGACCAAAGATGTGGAGAGTCTCGCCAAAGAGAAGGCCGAGTTGAGCGAGAAGATTCGCACTCAGGAGGAag AGTATGCTGCTCAGAAAGAGGAGATTACAAATTCAATCAAGGCCATCTATGAGAAGGTCCTCAACACAGAGCGCACGCTAAAAACCCAG GCGGTAAACAAGCTGGCAGAAATCATGAACCGCAAGGACATGAAGCTGGACCAGAAGAAGAAGGGCAGCACGGCTGATCTACGcaagaaggaaaaggagaacCGCAAGCTGCAGCTGGAACTCAACCAGGAAAAGGAGAAGTTCAACCACATGGCCATCAAGTATCAGAAGGAGCTGAGTGAGATGCAGGCG CAACTGGCCGAGGAATGCACGTATCGTAACGAGCTCCAGATGCAGCTGGACAGCAAGGAGAGCGACATCGAGCAGCTGCGTGAGAAGCTGAACGACCTGCAGCAACGTATGGACAACTCCAGCATCACCAGCCTGCTGACCGACGAGACGGACAGCAACATCGCCG AATCCAGACTGGAGGGTTGGTTGTCCATTCCGAACCGCACAAATATCAAGCGATACGGATGGAAGAAGCAG TACGTTGTGGTGAGCAGCAAGAagattttgttttataatgacgAGCAAGATAAGGAGCAGTCCAACCCTTCCATGGTACTAGATATCGA CAAACTGTTTCATGTGAGACCAGTGACACAAGGAGACGTGTACCGAGCAGAGACTGAAGAAATTCCAAGAATATTCCAG ATCCTGTACGCCAACGAGGGCGAGTGCAGGAAGGAGGCCGACATGGAGACGGTCCCGCAGGGGGACAAGAACTGCCTGCCGCACAAAGGCCACGAGTTCATCCCGACCCTGTACCATTTCCCCTCAAACTGCGAGGCATGCTCCAAGCCGCTGTGGCACGTCTTCAAGCCGCCGCCGGCGCTCGAGTGCCGCCGCTGCCACGTCAAGTGCCACAAGGACCACCTGGACAAGAAGGAGGATGTGATTGCTCCTTGCAAAG TAAACTACGACGTGACCTCAGCCCGGGACATGCTCCTGCTGGCTCTGACCCAAGATGAACAGAAGAAATGGATTGGCCATCTTGGAAAGAAGATCCCCAAAACGCCCCCGACCACATTTTCAAGAGCCTCGCCACGCTCCATGTCCACTCGGCCCGGACCCAACCAGTCCTTCCGCAAAAACCCTAAAAGCAATACAGCCAAACTGAG
- the rock1 gene encoding rho-associated protein kinase 1 isoform X1 produces the protein MSSGESMEARFGKIDAMLKDPKSEINTDCLLDGLDALVYDLDFPALRKNKSIDNFLNRYKDTISKIRDLRMKAEDYEVVKVIGRGAFGEVQLVRHKATCKVYAMKLLSKFEMIKRSDSAFFWEERDIMAFANSSWVVQLFFAFQDDRYLYMVMEYMPGGDLVNLMSNYDVPEKWARFYTAEVVLALDGIHAMGFIHRDVKPDNMLLDKAGHLKLADFGTCMKMNKDGMVRCDTAVGTPDYISPEVLKSQGGDGYYGRECDWWSVGVFLYEMLVGDTPFYADSLVGTYSKIMNHKNALTFPDDNDISNDAKNLICAFLTDREVRLGRNGVDEIKRHPFFKNDQWTWENIRDTAAPVVPELSSDVDTSNFDDIEEDRGEEETFPIPKAFVGNQLPFVGFTYYSNQHPLRSSTSASKTSDKRSSSTKEDKSHLENLQKRVYQLEEQLHSEMQLKDELEQKCRTSNTKIEKIMKELDEEANLRKSVEASMSLLEKDKIMLQHRFTEYQRKADQEAEKRRNLENEVSTLKEQLEDMRKISQNSQASNDKIAQLQSQLEEANDLLRAESDTAARLRKNHTEVAKSMSQLETLNRELQERTRAADGEKAQLEKELLLLQSTLDSERRNYSQDSEEIRELQARLLGLQEDNKSLKLSVSKVETERKQAQERSNNLEKDKNNLEIDLNYKLKTLQQRLEQEQTEHRVTRAQLTDKYESIEEAKSAAMNAVQVKMSEENGARMRAESRVVEVEKQCSMLEFDLKQSVQKMEQLMKQKERLEDDVKNLRIQVEQESSKRVMAQNELKSRMQEVDRLRCSEKQLKQEINTALESKRSLEFQLAQLTKQYRGNEGQMRELQDQLEAEQYFSTLYKTQVKELKEEIEERNRQVQEVHKKVQELYSERESLSAQLDLTVTKAESEQLARALQEEQYFELSQETKKTVTRHKQELVDKEATIARLEESYKTLTKDVESLAKEKAELSEKIRTQEEEYAAQKEEITNSIKAIYEKVLNTERTLKTQAVNKLAEIMNRKDMKLDQKKKGSTADLRKKEKENRKLQLELNQEKEKFNHMAIKYQKELSEMQAQLAEECTYRNELQMQLDSKESDIEQLREKLNDLQQRMDNSSITSLLTDETDSNIAESRLEGWLSIPNRTNIKRYGWKKQYVVVSSKKILFYNDEQDKEQSNPSMVLDIDKLFHVRPVTQGDVYRAETEEIPRIFQILYANEGECRKEADMETVPQGDKNCLPHKGHEFIPTLYHFPSNCEACSKPLWHVFKPPPALECRRCHVKCHKDHLDKKEDVIAPCKVNYDVTSARDMLLLALTQDEQKKWIGHLGKKIPKTPPTTFSRASPRSMSTRPGPNQSFRKNPKSNTAKLSRMHSSFHATDTTSSTC, from the exons gaCGGCCTGGATGCACTGGTGTACGACCTGGACTTTCCTGccctgaggaaaaacaagagcATTGACAACTTCTTGAATAGAT ataAGGATACCATTAGTAAAATCCGTGACCTGCGGATGAAAGCGGAAGACTATGAGGTGGTGAAAGTCATTGGGAGAGGTGCATTCGGGGAGGTGCAGCTG GTGAGGCACAAAGCCACGTGCAAAGTGTACGCCATGAAGCTGCTGAGCAAGTTTGAGATGATCAAAAGGTCAGACTCTGCTTTCTTTTGGGAGGAGAGGGACATCATGGCTTTTGCCAACAGCTCCTGGGTGGTGCAG CTTTTCTTTGCATTCCAAGATGATCGCTACCTCTACATGGTGATGGAATACATGCCTGGTGGGGACTTGGTCAACTTGATGAGCAATTACGACGTTCCGGAAAAGTGGGCtcgcttttacacagctgaagTGGTGCTGGCGCTGGATGGTATCCACGCTATGGGCTTCATTCACAG GGATGTGAAGCCTGACAACATGTTGCTGGACAAAGCGGGCCATTTAAAGCTGGCAGATTTTGGCACCTGCATGAAAATGAACAAG GATGGTATGGTACGATGCGATACAGCGGTGGGAACGCCAGACTACATTTCGCCAGAGGTACTGAAATCCCAAGGAGGAGATGGCTATTATGGCCGGGAATGCGACTGGTGGTCGGTGGGAGTGTTTCTGTACGAAATGCTAGTTG gtgacaCGCCGTTTTACGCTGACTCGTTGGTCGGCACCTATAGCAAAATCATGAACCACAAGAATGCACTTACCTTCCCTGATGACAATGACATCTCCAATGACGCCAAGAACCTCATCTGTGCCTTCCTGACTGACAG GGAGGTCCGCCTGGGCCGGAATGGCGTGGATGAGATCAAAAGGCACCCTTTCTTCAAGAATGATCAGTGGACATGGGAGAATATCAGAGACA CGGCTGCCCCGGTGGTGCCCGAGCTGAGCAGCGATGTCGACACCAGTAACTTTGATGACATTGAAGAGGACCGCGGTGAGGAAGAAACCTTTCCAATACCAAAGGCCTTTGTCGGCAACCAACTGCCTTTTGTGGGCTTCACTTACTACAGCAATCAGCA TCCTTTGCGCAGTTCCACTTCCGCCTCAAAGACAAGTGACAAACGTAGCAGCTCGACAAAGGAGGACAAAAGTCAT TTGGAGAACCTGCAGAAAAGAGTCTACCAGCTGGAGGAGCAGCTCCACAGCGAGATGCAGCTGAAGGATGAGTTGGAGCAGAAATGCAG GACTTCAAACACGAAGATTGAAAAGATCATGAAAGAACTGGATGAGGAG GCCAACTTGAGGAAGAGCGTGGAGGCCAGCATGTCCCTGTTGGAAAAGGACAAGATCATGCTACAGCACCGATTTACTGAATACCAAAGAAAAGCCGACCAGGAGGCTGAGAAGCGACGCAATTTGGAGAATGAGG TTTCAACTCTGAAGGAGCAACTTGAAGACATGAGGAAAATTAGTCAGAACTCGCAGGCCTCGAATGACAAGATCGCCCAGCTGCAGAGTCAG CTGGAGGAGGCCAATGACCTCCTGCGTGCCGAGTCAGACACTGCGGCAAGGCTGCGGAAGAACCACACGGAGGTGGCCAAGTCCATGAGCCAGCTAGAGACCTTGAACCGTGAGCTGCAAGAGCGGACCCGCGCCGCCGATGGCGAAAAGGCCCAGCTGGAAAAGGAACTCCTGCTGCTCCAGAGCACCTTGGACTCGGAAAGGAGGAACTACAGCCAAGACTCTGAGGAAATCCGTGAGCTGCAAG CGAGGTTGTTGGGGCTGCAGGAGGACAACAAAAGCTTGAAGCTCAGCGTCTCCAAAGTGGAGACGGAACGCAAACAGGCCCAGGAGAGAAGCAATAACTTGGAAAAG GATAAAAACAACCTGGAGATAGACCTGAACTACAAACTGAAGACCCTGCAGCAGCGACTGGAGCAGGAGCAGACCGAGCACCGGGTGACACGGGCACAGTTGACTGACAAATACGAGTCCATCGAAGAGGCCAAGTCAGCCGCCATGAATG CTGTTCAGGTGAAGATGTCAGAGGAGAACGGCGCGAGGATGCGAGCGGAAAGCCGGGTGGTGGAGGTTGAGAAGCAGTGCTCAATGCTAGAGTTTGACCTCAAGCAGTCGGTGCAGAAGATGGAGCAGCTGATGAAGCAGAAGGAAAGGCTGGAGGACGAT GTGAAAAATCTGAGGATACAGGTGGAACAGGAGTCTAGTAAGCGGGTAATGGCACAAAACGAGCTGAAGAGCCGAATGCAGGAGGTGGACCGGCTCCGGTGTTCGGAGAAGCAACTCAAGCAGGAGATTAATACGGCGCTGGAGAGTAAACGCTCACTTGAGTTTCAACTGGCGCAGCTGACAAA GCAATACAGAGGCAATGAAGGACAGATGAGGGAACTTCAGGACCAGCTCGAGGCTGAACAGTATTTTTCT aCACTTTATAAAACTCAGGTCAAAGAGCTCAAAGAGGAAATAGAAGAAAGGAACAGGCAGGTTCAGGAAGTTCATAAAAAGGTGCAGGAGCTGTACAGTGAAAG GGAGTCGCTATCGGCCCAGCTGGATCTGACTGTGACAAAGGCGGAGTCGGAGCAGCTGGCGCGGGCGCTGCAAGAGGAGCAGTACTTTGAGCTCAGCCAAGAAACCAAGAAGACGGTCACTAGGCACAAGCAGGAGCTCGTGGACAAGGAGGCCACCATTGCACGA CTTGAGGAGTCGTATAAAACTCTGACCAAAGATGTGGAGAGTCTCGCCAAAGAGAAGGCCGAGTTGAGCGAGAAGATTCGCACTCAGGAGGAag AGTATGCTGCTCAGAAAGAGGAGATTACAAATTCAATCAAGGCCATCTATGAGAAGGTCCTCAACACAGAGCGCACGCTAAAAACCCAG GCGGTAAACAAGCTGGCAGAAATCATGAACCGCAAGGACATGAAGCTGGACCAGAAGAAGAAGGGCAGCACGGCTGATCTACGcaagaaggaaaaggagaacCGCAAGCTGCAGCTGGAACTCAACCAGGAAAAGGAGAAGTTCAACCACATGGCCATCAAGTATCAGAAGGAGCTGAGTGAGATGCAGGCG CAACTGGCCGAGGAATGCACGTATCGTAACGAGCTCCAGATGCAGCTGGACAGCAAGGAGAGCGACATCGAGCAGCTGCGTGAGAAGCTGAACGACCTGCAGCAACGTATGGACAACTCCAGCATCACCAGCCTGCTGACCGACGAGACGGACAGCAACATCGCCG AATCCAGACTGGAGGGTTGGTTGTCCATTCCGAACCGCACAAATATCAAGCGATACGGATGGAAGAAGCAG TACGTTGTGGTGAGCAGCAAGAagattttgttttataatgacgAGCAAGATAAGGAGCAGTCCAACCCTTCCATGGTACTAGATATCGA CAAACTGTTTCATGTGAGACCAGTGACACAAGGAGACGTGTACCGAGCAGAGACTGAAGAAATTCCAAGAATATTCCAG ATCCTGTACGCCAACGAGGGCGAGTGCAGGAAGGAGGCCGACATGGAGACGGTCCCGCAGGGGGACAAGAACTGCCTGCCGCACAAAGGCCACGAGTTCATCCCGACCCTGTACCATTTCCCCTCAAACTGCGAGGCATGCTCCAAGCCGCTGTGGCACGTCTTCAAGCCGCCGCCGGCGCTCGAGTGCCGCCGCTGCCACGTCAAGTGCCACAAGGACCACCTGGACAAGAAGGAGGATGTGATTGCTCCTTGCAAAG TAAACTACGACGTGACCTCAGCCCGGGACATGCTCCTGCTGGCTCTGACCCAAGATGAACAGAAGAAATGGATTGGCCATCTTGGAAAGAAGATCCCCAAAACGCCCCCGACCACATTTTCAAGAGCCTCGCCACGCTCCATGTCCACTCGGCCCGGACCCAACCAGTCCTTCCGCAAAAACCCTAAAAGCAATACAGCCAAACTGAG CCGAATGCACTCCAGCTTCCACGCGACAGACACAACATCCAGCACTTGTTGA